From the genome of Cololabis saira isolate AMF1-May2022 chromosome 1, fColSai1.1, whole genome shotgun sequence:
ttcaaatgcagtctcgctccctgcaaaaactcaaaatcttaccaggaatatttgtcttatttctagttaaaatgtctcatttttagtcaaaaaatctcattacacttaaaacaagagtcattaccagaaacataacttgttatttgaccattttcacctttttcaagtaaattttcacttaaaataagtagaaaaatctgccagtgggacaagatttatcttctcattacaagcaaaacaatcttgttccactggcagatttttctacttattttaagtgaaaatctacttgaaacaggtgaaaacggttgtttttgagtcttgtcttaaatgtaatgagattttttttgactaaaaattagacattttaactagaaataagacaaatattcttgttaagatgagtttttgcagtgtataataactagtgaaatcgatcatgttctgatttgcatttgtagttattctatatgtattaagtaatagaataatcaatacaaatagacacagagtaattccataaatgtatttgaaaaaacaaacatttacatttaacccttgaagctgaggtgtggcggctgccgtaccttgccatacccaattgacacCCCTGCTTGCAAGAATGATCTTGACTAATAACAAGCTAACACATACTATGAAAACGAccaaatatatttttctgaGGGCACCTTTCTATCTGCCTCATCTAGTTTCCCCTCATCGACCTATTGTGGGAAGTAGTGAAATGTTGTCTTGCCTCCTACAAGATTTTATTTCCTGTAAGAGCATAGAAAGGGAAAGGTAATAATGTAAGGGTGTGTGTAGATGAGATAGCATGTCCCATACTGGGCTCTGTTCCAACAGTCAACAAGGCAGGATTAATTGCAGGCACAGAGTCAGAGAGTGATTGATTGCATTTGTCTGCTCTTACCTGATCATCCTACACCTCCAAATAAGCTGCTGTTTGTACACATGAGTTTGCAGAAGTGCACAATGGGACAAAGTACTCTCAGGGGACACATTAAAAAGATACTGCATTACCCTTACTATGTTTTTTACTTGTGTGTGATCTGTTGTCCTTAGTTTCACAACCTGCAGGAGTTGAGGCACAGTGCATCTCTGGCAAACAAAGTATTTATCCAGAGAGACTACAGTGAAGGCACCGCTTGCAGGTTTCAGACTAAGTTCCCCTCTGAACTGGAAAGCAGGGTAAGGAAGACATTTTCTACCTAACACACTTTTATAAAGGACCCAAGCAGCTAATTTTAGGGAACATTAGTGCTTTGTTCACATTTTTTCTGTTAGATATTTCTTGCAACATAAATCCTGAAACCTAAAATCCGGTGAATCCAGATTACTACTTGGTAATCTGAGTTACACACATGGACGATTCTAGTTATGTATTTCATGGATAATTAAATCTTAGCGTGCGACACCAATGATCAGGCTTTAGGGGTTAATTTGATGCATACAGGTTGTAAGCAAATAAAGTGATTTGTTATGAGTTTTGAACTGAACCTGCAGCCAAAATACTAAAAGActtgatcacttttttttttgctccctaTTTTTCTGTTCATGATTGTGTCTTTTTGCATCTACAGATTGAGCGGACACTATTTGAGGACACTGTGAAGACGCTGAACAACTATTATGCAGAGGCAGAAAAGATTGGAGGACAGTCCTACTTTGAAGGCTGTTTGGCCTGTGCTACAGCATATCTCATCTTCCTCTGCATGGAGACACGCTACGAGAAGGTCAGTCGGCTCATCTTCAACTTATTGAATTTTGAAAATCCAGTAGAGATTGAGCTCACTTTGATTCCATgtagttttttattcatttttgtatttttcctaTGTTAGGTGTTAAAGAAGATAGCCAAGTATATTCAGGAGCAGAATGAGAAGATCTATGCGCCCAGAGGTCTGCTCATCACAGACCCTATAGAGAGAGGAATGCGTGTTGTATCCTTATTCATTTTTATATgcatataaacaaaaacatcggCATTTGTAAGTTGTATTTGCTACACTTAATGGATAGTGTGTGGTCCTTAGCTGCTTTATCCAGATTGAGATATCCATCTATGAAGACCGTGGTTCCAGTGGTTCCAGCTCAGGCAGCAGCTCTGTATCTGGCAGCACTGCTCGATGACTGGGGTCTTCGTAAAACCGAGTTCTCTTGGAGAACTTACAACTTAGGACAATGAAAACCCTCATGTACCATCGACTGATGCGTCCCAACGCTACGCTCACACGAAGGATCCACCAGCCTTTTCAAACTTTACGCTCCAGACCTTTCATCACAGTCTTTTTTCAGTTCATGCTTATAATGTGCACTTTAGCAGTTTGTTGTAAAACCATGATACAGTCATATTAGGTTGCATCTGCAAATGCCAAACATAAATTCCTGAAAAGttgggatttttttcttcagtatctatattttgttaatttgtTTAAACTGTTATTGAGCATAGTGTAAACGAAATTACTTTCAATGTCTTTACTGACTGCCTACATTGTAATTGTAAACAAATGCAGAATTTGATGCCAAAAatacagcaaaaaaaaagggagcgAGGCAAAGAAGGGCAGAAAAGCTTATAGTCAGGGTGGGTTGTCTCATCTCCAAGTATCAAACTCAATCAGATAATCATTAATCAGTTAAAATAGGCacatttacatgtacaaaaatttAAAGAACTTCGATCAATCAAAATCTATAGTACATAAAATTGTGAAGTCATACAGGCTTGGAAAATCATTAACATTCAAAAAAAAGGTGATTACTGAAGTCACACACGTAACGTGAAACCATACTGGAAGAAGTCATATATTGGTACTGAAACATTGTGAATTTTCTGGGCTTAAGCACATCATAAAATGTGAAAAGACGGTGCCTGTGAGGGCATGAGCGTGTCAGTGCCCACAGCCTGCATCTATTTCTTTTGTGAAAAACATATCCAGCCAACATCCTGTATCGTTTTAAAGATTACAATCTTTTAACAGCTGAAATCTTACATTCAGCCCGAATCTATTCAGATTCCTGTCGTACAGCTCTAACAATTAGTGTAATTAAAGCAATAGTGAgatcattttttatttgcaaaataatCTAAAAATTACAGACGtttatgacttttttattttttgttaattttaataaaaaaaacatcccaCCTTTCCTGGAAATTTGGTGTATCCGCAGGTAGAATTCTGTGTGATTGTGTtgttcattctttccttccttcctgtcctCTTTAATGttaaagggaggggggggtgctcAGTCAGCTGTGAAGGTCACAAGCTTCACCAAACCTCAAACCTCAGCCGAGTCCACATCACAGCAGAGCCCTGACCAACCAGGACACTTGAAGCAGCTCACTCCCATCAAAACTACATGTTAGAcactggctttttatgacgttATCTTTTGCTGACCTACCTTAGAGACTTAAGAAAAGGATAGAGACATATTTTAGTTAGatgatacaaaaaaaacattcaaaagtccAGATAAATAGTGTTAAACGCCTCTTCCTCTTTCACCTCTGCTGTAAATCATGCTGTCTGATAGCAGATGAATGTTATTCAGCCCATTCATAAATATACAGGTAGGAGATCACTGGAAGcctgtattttatttgcttGAAACCTGCACAAATATTAGTAGTAAACTCTTGGTTTCCTTCACAGAGACACCAATGCTTCCtaatatgatgatgatgatgattatgcaAAGGATCACTGTACATTAACTGAAGGAGAACGATAGAGGATGGGTGTGAAGTCTTCCTGATTcgtatttttagtttttagtatCAAACCAAGCCAACCCCTCCTTATTTTGCAAACAAACGTCCAAAGAATAGTAACTGCCAAATATGGGCTCGCAAATGTGAATGTGACTTTTATTTTGCTGACATTTTGTGCAAGAACAAAACTTTCGTACTCCTTGTTTGATACATGTGGTAATGTTGGATATTCAACTGGTATCAATTAAACAGTTTCATCACAGCTCTCTTTGATTACCGGGTTATTTATCTATTAACTGTGTTTCTAATGTCAGAGCGGCGCTGTGGTGTGCCAGTTAATCTTGATGGATCTTCCAGTGGCAGTGTGGGGTTTGTCTGGGTTCTTCCTGGGCTTCTCCCACAGTTAAAAAACACATATGTTAGGTTGTTTGGTGATTCTGCATGGTCTGTGGGAGTGTCTGAACGTATgcggttgttttgtttgtttctaatGACTGGCAATTAGACTCTTCACAGCAGGAAAAGCAGCAAAGACCACAGAGGACCAGTATGTCATCTGAGCAATCTATTGGATATATTCAGAAACATCCTGACAGATAACAAACAGGGATTGACTTTCATTGTCTATTTCTTTATAATGTTATTTTATATGAATGGTGTATACCTGGTCCTGAATAGAAGTTAGTGGGTATGTGATGGAGGATCTTTTCCACCTTTCGCACATGCATCAGCTCTCAAATGCAACAATATAATTAATCCCACCCTATAAAGCAATGTTTTACAACTTACTGTGTTGGGAAGCCGTTGCGCTTACCCAGCATGCACAGGGGCGGGGCTGGATCTACAGAGCTGCTTCATGaaacaaaacatgttaaaaacaaaaaaacccaaaccaaaACCCATCCACATATACTGTAGTATACACATGGTATACATACTTTCATAAACACACATATAAACATCAAGTTATTTGGATAAGAGCAAAGCTGAAATGGAAAGAATGCTGTATTTAATGTAAGAGGAAGTGCCAAAGATTGACAAttaaaacacagtaaacacaacaataaatcaagaaataaataaagaaaaagatacATGCTAAAAGTATGTCAataatctaataataataacttattattgactcaataataataataaaacattattattattatcatgttAACTTACTTAgacaatttaattaaaaagttaaaataacaGATGTAAATATATAAGTGCATTtaaatataaaagtaaaaatctaaaaaccatacaaaaaatgataaatgattaaaaaatgaaaactcaAACAAATAAATGGAAAACCATATAAGCTCTTTAGAAAGTAATAGGAGGGGCCagagttgtcttttttttttttttatttaaaagctGTCCTCAGGTTTTTTGGTAGCGTTCCACAAATGTGGCTGGTAGTCAAAAGAGACTGCACCGTATATATTTATACTTAATTATAATTAagtataataaaacatttgccACCAGAGGACTGGGAGTGTCCGAGGAGGTTTATTAAAAAGAAAGCAGCAGTACTTTCGTTGTACAGATTTTTCTGAAAGTTGGTATGCAGATGGCGTGCTACATCTGTGAAGACTTGCAG
Proteins encoded in this window:
- the golga7ba gene encoding golgin A7 family, member Ba, translated to MATEFHNLQELRHSASLANKVFIQRDYSEGTACRFQTKFPSELESRIERTLFEDTVKTLNNYYAEAEKIGGQSYFEGCLACATAYLIFLCMETRYEKVLKKIAKYIQEQNEKIYAPRGLLITDPIERGMRVIEISIYEDRGSSGSSSGSSSVSGSTAR